The Lathyrus oleraceus cultivar Zhongwan6 chromosome 5, CAAS_Psat_ZW6_1.0, whole genome shotgun sequence genome includes the window aaagGGTTTTACGTAAGGAAATTAGTACACAGTATaagatcaaatattccttccattaccctgattttgtgggctaaggaaTGTATTATTGTACCATTTTTCCTCCCACTTTGCATGCCGTTATGCAAGACTACAATTGTATTTTGGTATTCCAATTTTATCCTCCAACAGATCTTTTCATTGCATATATAAAGGGGACTTGGAAGAATGAAGAGGCGGCTAATTCACTACTCTCTACACACAACACTTTTGCTGAACTGAGTATTATTTTTGTGtatagagaaaagaaaacacaTATAGAGAAGTCATCACTGCTCCATCCTTGGGTTCACTTTGGTGAAATGCTCTAATGGCCTTCGGGCGAGCTTGAATGCAATTTTTTCTCAAACTGGTATTGTGTTCTAATTCCTTCGTTAGCTAGATGGTTCATATTTTCCACCATCTTTCTCTCTTCTATCTCGGGTTCTTTTTTCATAATTATTTTCTTCTCCTTTGATATAACATGTTATTGTTGCCACGATCTCTTCCATCAAGGCTACCCATTTCTAGTCCAAGGACTTGTTGAAGTTCCCGACCTTGAGATTGTTAAGGAAAGATCCAATGAACATCTATTGGTTTGGGTTGACGACCTTGATGATTTCTTCATTAAATCTAGCCAAATATTCACGCAAGGATTCAAATATTCTTGGAAAATATTTAATAGGCTAGTAGCGGAAACTTTTATGCCTTTGCTGGCCGAAAAATGATGGACCATCTTTCTTGTCAAGTCCTAGTAGCTGGACAGAACCTCAAAATGCTCATGAACCACTAGAGGGCGGTCTCCTTGAACATTTTGGCCACCCATTTGCAATTAAGTGAGTCATCTATCCCAATGTTAATCATATAGGTGTTGATGGAGATTATGTGCTTCTGGGGAACGCTCTTGTCATCGAATGACAACAATGATGATGGTTTGAAATTGTCTATAACCGTAGTTTCCCAAAATTTTGTCGCAAGTGGTTAGGGATCCATGGACTCGTCTTCCTCGATGAACTATGGCTCTAGGTGTTGCTTCTATTGTAGGTCATGGACATTCTCATGTAACCATTTTTTCTAGCATCACAACTCATCTATAACAGCTAACATTTCCGTTATGGCAGTTGGATCAGTGTTTTTCTTGCTAATGGTGGCAGCCCTTATCATCATGAGATGGGATCATACCACTGTTGGAATGGGTGTGTGTGACTCATGTCAGTTTTATCAGGTCCCGCAATGGGTTCCAAATATACTAGTAAAAGTATACTAATGATAACTCTACCAGCAAGGGTTAGTAAAGTCGCAGTTGAGTGCTCTTATAAATTATTTATATCTTTTCTCACTGCGTTCTTCTCTTTTTTATAGCAATTCTGACATGTCCTACACGTAAAATCCATAAGAATAAATTCAATGTGATTGCCCCTGATTCGTTTGACCTCTTAATGGTTATTGGGAATCAAGCTTAATTGCTCAAATCTTAGGCCATAACATTTTCAATTTTCAATCAGTCATAAATATGTTCTCCATCATATCTCAATCGAGTATTTCCTTGTGTTAGACTTGGCTAACATGATCAACCTGGTCCATCAACTATTTTATCTCGACCTTGTTCTTTATGACAGGTCATCAGTCAGGGCGAACTCTATTGGGTCCAGATCGAACTCGTTTTTCTCAACATAACTTGAGTTAGGAAATCATACATGTACATAACCCCTCAACCATAAGTCGTGTATAAGCGAAATGCTTTTCTAAAGCATATACAAAAAAAAACCAAAAATGTACAATTTTAATGAAATTTCTCTAAATTAAAATGtataatataaaaataaaagaaaaaatttaataaaaattaataacttaatttattttaattatactaaaaaataaaaaaaattatgataaaGAAAATTTAATAAATTATGAAAGAGTAAATTCAGattattttctttaaaaaaaataaaatacaaaaaaaaatagaATCAATTTAATTACTTTATCCAACGGATAGAGATCTACTTATCTACAATTCTGTTGAAATGTATACAAACTTTGATCAAGGATTATTCCAACTTGCAACTAACATTTGAAATTGGGTTCTCATAGATTAAATCATTTTTTTACACATAGGTTAAATCATTATACTTACAATTCAAATCATTACATTTGAACTCTTGTCATCATAGAGTTAATCTATTGTATATCTAAAACAATTTACAATTAAAACTCCTAAATAAGAGGATCTATGAGATTTTCAACCAAACAAAAATGTTTCCTTAAAAAAGGAAAACTAAAATGTCATGGTTCACAAAACACCTTTATTGCTGTCCATCACTTTATTGAAAATTGACCTTGTTTTTTTCTCTTCACTCCTTTAGTTTTTTCAATTTTCTAGGTAACACCTTAACCAAATCAAACAAATGTTGCATTTTTTTTGTTATCCATCATTCTTCTCCTAATCCAATTCAAACTTTTCTATCAACATTTGTTCACAAATGCCACTTTTTTCCTACTAGTTTAAATCTATCTAGTAATGAACAAAATGTGGACCATTTGAGTTGTTTTTTTACCATAAGCTTGAAAGCATATATAGTTTCTTCTTTGTGCTAACATTGAAAAAGACAAAGATGGGTTTGAAAAACAATGCAAAAGACATTCAACTTCGTTTGTTGAGAATGTTTCATGTTTCAGTTGATTCTAGTTACAAGTTTCTACACAGACATCCAATATTTTCATGTCTTTTAttggttttttctattttctataTTTTCCTTTCATACATTTACACATTCTTAGGTTACATGTCACCTTTTCTTATATGTGGTGCAATATTCTTGAGAATCTTTTGGAGTTCTGAGAAAACACAACTAAGATATGCGAAAATCGGAGAGAAAAAAGAAGAGGAACAGATTAAAGTTGAACCGAAAATTCTACCACCAAAGATACCGATACCGATACCGATACCGAGCATTATAGGTAGACATGAGCAAATTCTATTCAAGTATCCGTCGCAAAATGCGACGAGTAGAAGGAGAAATTTTAGGGAGAGGAAATGGGATGTGTATGGCGGATTAGAAGAAAAGGCGAAAGATTTATCGGAAGTTTTTCAAAATGAGTACACTAATAAAAGACACATTGGACCTTTTAAGAGAGGAGAGAGTTCTCTGTATTATGGTTTATCATCGGGTAGAAGAACTCATCACGCGGTTAAGAGATCATTAAGACCCGAGCCTTCGATGGCTGATCTTGTCGAATGTGGCGATACGGAAATGGAGATAGAAAAGATGGAGGACGAGGAAGACGAAGAGGATGTGAAGAATACTATTGAATGGACAGAAAATGATCAGAAGAATCTTATGGATGTTGGAAATTCTGAGATAGAGAGAAACAAAAGGCTTGAGAATCTTATAGCTAGAAGAAGAGCAAGTAAATTGTTGAAGTTGCAAGTTGAGAATGGTTTGGTGGATAAGAAATCAATGACACCGAGTTCGATGAAACCGTTGGTTGTTAACAGAGAGAGTTGTGATATTGATGATTTAGAAATGCCTGGTTCTGCTCCTTCTGTTATGCCAAGGAGTCCTTATGATATTCCTTATGATCCTTATGAGGAGAAACCGAATCTTACAAGTGGTGGTTTTCTTAAAGATTTTCAGAAGGATGTGCTTTTTAGTAGGCATGAGAGTTTTAGTTTAGGTTCAAATCTTTCATCAGAAATGAAACATGATTATGGAACTAGAGAGAGTCATTCTTTTCATGGGAGGAAAGTGTCAGATAAACATTCTTTCTCAAGATTTAGAAGGCTTCCAGGTATTTTTTATAAACAACAGACACAGACACGACATTGACATATATACTACAATTGGCCGAACTTCGTGATCAATCATCGTGTTCTTGTGTGTAAATTTATCTGCTTATCTTAGAATCGAATTCTCTATTCTAAATGTTATATTGTTATTGTATGATTTTACTTATGCAGATAAAGGAAATCATGACTGGCTAATTGAGCAGTTGATCGACAATGGTGGGGCTGAAGAACGAATTCGAGAACCAAAACCACTAAACAAAGGAAAGGAAACAAAACTCGAAAACGATGAAAAATGTAAAACTCATATAGATGACACAAAAACCATGTCATTTCAATCAGGTGAATCAGGCTCAACTGTTCCAAACATCTCACACATTGAAACTAAAACTGTTTCACAAAAACCAGTGACAGGGCTGGCGTCAAGGTTTTCGAAGTCTCACGAGAGGCTCCTTAGTTTACCGGTTTCTTTTACCGATACAAAAACTACACACGAATCTATGTGTGACATCGTTCCGTCGCCAGTTGACAAGAGACAAGAAACTATGTTCTCAAGCGATCGACGACTTTGTCATACACCAACATACTCCATAGCTTCTGATTTACAAGTGGAAGTTTCTGAAGTTGGTTCGCCTTCATCGACAGTGGATGATAATGGTGACACCAATTCATCAAGTGATAGAGATAGAGATTCTATGTTATATGATGGAGATATTGACAGAGATATTAGTTCTGGCAGTGAAGATTTGTGGGGAGCTTCTTTCCATGGAAAAGGCGGAGTTAAAACCGAAGAGAATAACAACGGCGAAGATACAAATAACAGCTTAAAGGAAGTTGCTTCGCCTATTTCTTTACGACAAATAGATGAAGAAGATGTAGCTGATGTTAGTTCGTATTCGTCAAGAGACGAAGGACCTGATGATACTCCAACTTGCTGTGTAGTAAACACTGATCATAATGTTTTCGGAAATTATTCGAAATTTTCTAGGGGGAATTCGTCTTATGATACAATATCTCAGAATCAGTTGATAGGTAGCCCTATGGATCAAATATCGGAAGAGATTTCGATTAATGAGTCGCATGTTGTCAATGGGGTGAATAACTTGGCAAGGACGGAACAAGGTAATAGAGAGAACTCGACAAGTAGCGAAGATCCTGGTAATAGTCCACCAGTTGTAAGGCAAGAATCACTTGATGAAGGCTCTAATGAATCGATTTCGTCATCACCAAGGTCTGTATTACCAGACAAGACCGTATCCGATGAAGCTGCGTCTCCGTCTTTTAATCAACAGATGGATATAGATACTCCACGATCTATCGTCGAGGATATAGGTACTCCACGATCTATCGTCGAGGATATGACACAAGAAACATTGAATGAAGATGAACATTCACATGACAACATGGCTCAAAGTATTCAAACTTTGGTGGATGAGATAACTGATGAATCACATGATGTTGATTTCAATCATTTCCAGGAGCAAACAAACAACATGGAGAGTTCAATTGATGAATCAAATATTCCTAGAAACACGAATGATGAAGAAATCGAAAGAAAGGAACAACGAGACGAGTTAACTAATGGCGAAAGTAGTGAAGAAAATTCTTCACACCAAATCAACCAAGAGGCTACTTCAGAATCCATCAAACAAATAAATATGATGGAAACTATGGATGAAGAAGAATCAAAAGTTTTAGCTGATGACAAAGTAACATTTTGA containing:
- the LOC127078740 gene encoding uncharacterized protein LOC127078740 encodes the protein MGLKNNAKDIQLRLLRMFHVSVDSSYKFLHRHPIFSCLLLVFSIFYIFLSYIYTFLGYMSPFLICGAIFLRIFWSSEKTQLRYAKIGEKKEEEQIKVEPKILPPKIPIPIPIPSIIGRHEQILFKYPSQNATSRRRNFRERKWDVYGGLEEKAKDLSEVFQNEYTNKRHIGPFKRGESSLYYGLSSGRRTHHAVKRSLRPEPSMADLVECGDTEMEIEKMEDEEDEEDVKNTIEWTENDQKNLMDVGNSEIERNKRLENLIARRRASKLLKLQVENGLVDKKSMTPSSMKPLVVNRESCDIDDLEMPGSAPSVMPRSPYDIPYDPYEEKPNLTSGGFLKDFQKDVLFSRHESFSLGSNLSSEMKHDYGTRESHSFHGRKVSDKHSFSRFRRPYADKGNHDWLIEQLIDNGGAEERIREPKPLNKGKETKLENDEKCKTHIDDTKTMSFQSGESGSTVPNISHIETKTVSQKPVTGLASRFSKSHERLLSLPVSFTDTKTTHESMCDIVPSPVDKRQETMFSSDRRLCHTPTYSIASDLQVEVSEVGSPSSTVDDNGDTNSSSDRDRDSMLYDGDIDRDISSGSEDLWGASFHGKGGVKTEENNNGEDTNNSLKEVASPISLRQIDEEDVADVSSYSSRDEGPDDTPTCCVVNTDHNVFGNYSKFSRGNSSYDTISQNQLIGSPMDQISEEISINESHVVNGVNNLARTEQGNRENSTSSEDPGNSPPVVRQESLDEGSNESISSSPRSVLPDKTVSDEAASPSFNQQMDIDTPRSIVEDIGTPRSIVEDMTQETLNEDEHSHDNMAQSIQTLVDEITDESHDVDFNHFQEQTNNMESSIDESNIPRNTNDEEIERKEQRDELTNGESSEENSSHQINQEATSESIKQINMMETMDEEESKVLADDKVPSTEVVEEDKNEPLAVANGNINEEFPQPQVIDSTVRDKETTEGHTEDS